A section of the Anabaena cylindrica PCC 7122 genome encodes:
- a CDS encoding DUF3368 domain-containing protein, which yields MNKIVINTSPLIVLFKSQLTYFLPQLFTEIIVPSRVWSEIVKAGKIDIASQQLPNSTWAKQVKVSEISSLILPWGIDCGESEVLTFALENNGYRAVIDDAAARKVAKSLNIPFMGTLGILILAKKQGLITSISEPIQALQEAGLWLSNDLIQLLKEQVKE from the coding sequence ATGAATAAAATTGTTATCAATACATCCCCCTTAATTGTTCTTTTTAAAAGCCAGCTTACCTACTTTTTACCTCAATTATTTACAGAAATTATTGTTCCTTCTCGTGTCTGGAGTGAAATTGTCAAAGCTGGCAAAATAGACATTGCATCTCAACAATTACCTAATTCTACTTGGGCAAAACAAGTTAAAGTTAGTGAAATCTCATCTTTGATTTTACCTTGGGGTATAGATTGTGGAGAATCAGAAGTTTTGACATTTGCTTTAGAAAATAATGGTTATCGGGCAGTTATTGATGATGCTGCTGCTAGAAAAGTAGCGAAAAGTTTAAATATCCCATTTATGGGAACTTTGGGAATACTGATTTTAGCGAAAAAACAAGGTTTAATAACTTCAATTTCTGAACCAATTCAAGCATTACAGGAAGCTGGTTTATGGTTATCTAATGATTTAATTCAACTTCTCAAAGAACAAGTTAAGGAATAG
- a CDS encoding UPF0175 family protein gives MTTLSIELPDSVFSTLGKEPDELAREMKIAAAVKWYELGEISQGKAAEIAGLNRIEFMNILIRYKVSPFQYTAEELAEEIASLDE, from the coding sequence ATGACAACTCTATCTATAGAATTACCAGACAGTGTTTTTTCCACACTGGGGAAAGAACCAGATGAATTAGCGAGAGAAATGAAAATAGCTGCTGCTGTCAAATGGTATGAATTGGGAGAAATATCTCAAGGTAAAGCCGCAGAAATAGCAGGGTTAAACAGAATAGAATTTATGAATATTCTCATTCGTTACAAAGTTTCTCCATTTCAATATACTGCTGAAGAATTAGCCGAAGAAATTGCATCTCTAGATGAATAA
- the psbA gene encoding photosystem II q(b) protein has protein sequence MTTTIQQRSTANVWDRFCEWITSTENRIYIGWFGVLMIPTLLAATTCFIIAFIAAPPVDIDGIREPVAGSLIYGNNIISGAVVPSSNAIGLHFYPIWEAASLDEWLYNGGPYQLVIFHFLIGCACYLGRQWELSYRLGMRPWICVAYSAPLASATAVFLIYPIGQGSFSDGMPLGISGTFNFMIVFQAEHNILMHPFHMLGVAGVFGGSLFSAMHGSLVTSSLVRETTETESQNYGYKFGQEEETYNIVAAHGYFGRLIFQYASFNNSRSLHFFLAAWPVIGIWFTALGVSTMAFNLNGFNFNQSIIDSQGRVIGTWADVINRANLGMEVMHERNAHNFPLDLAAGDVAPVALTAPAING, from the coding sequence ATGACCACAACCATTCAACAGCGTTCAACCGCTAACGTCTGGGATCGCTTCTGCGAGTGGATCACCAGCACCGAAAACCGTATCTACATCGGTTGGTTCGGCGTATTGATGATCCCTACCCTGTTAGCTGCTACCACCTGCTTCATCATCGCATTCATCGCTGCGCCTCCCGTTGACATCGACGGTATCCGTGAGCCAGTTGCAGGTTCTTTAATCTACGGAAACAACATCATCTCCGGTGCAGTTGTTCCTTCTTCCAACGCTATTGGTTTGCACTTCTACCCAATCTGGGAAGCAGCTTCCTTAGATGAGTGGTTGTACAACGGCGGTCCTTACCAATTGGTAATTTTCCACTTCTTGATCGGTTGCGCTTGCTACTTAGGTCGTCAGTGGGAATTGTCTTACCGCTTAGGTATGCGTCCTTGGATCTGTGTAGCTTACTCCGCGCCTTTGGCATCTGCTACCGCAGTATTCTTGATCTACCCAATTGGTCAAGGTTCATTCTCTGACGGTATGCCTTTAGGTATCTCTGGAACCTTCAACTTCATGATCGTGTTCCAAGCTGAACACAACATCTTGATGCACCCCTTCCATATGTTGGGAGTAGCTGGTGTATTCGGTGGTTCCTTGTTCTCTGCAATGCACGGTTCTTTGGTAACTTCCTCCTTGGTTCGTGAAACAACCGAAACCGAATCACAAAACTACGGTTACAAATTCGGTCAAGAAGAAGAAACCTACAACATCGTTGCAGCACACGGTTACTTCGGTCGCTTGATTTTCCAATACGCTTCCTTCAACAACAGCCGTTCACTTCACTTCTTCTTAGCTGCTTGGCCAGTAATCGGAATCTGGTTCACAGCTTTGGGTGTCAGCACAATGGCTTTCAACTTGAACGGTTTCAACTTCAACCAATCAATCATTGATTCTCAAGGTCGTGTAATTGGTACATGGGCTGACGTAATCAACCGCGCTAACTTGGGTATGGAAGTAATGCACGAGCGTAATGCTCACAACTTCCCCTTAGACTTGGCTGCTGGTGATGTTGCTCCTGTTGCTTTAACTGCACCTGCAATCAACGGTTAA
- a CDS encoding cation-translocating P-type ATPase encodes MTAVVKNQLTAHQWHNLPVQEVSRYLNSNIETGLNSTEVAKRKESLGTNELKAKHGKSALLRFLLQFHQPLLYILLIAGAVKAFLGQWVNAGVIWGVTLINAIIGFVQESKAESAIAALASSVKTNSTIIRNGNKLQVPSTELIPGDIVLLTSGDKVPADLRLVQSRNLQINESGLTGESVAVEKSTQPVDADAALAERTNMAYAGSFVTFGTGKGIVVAIGTATETGRISQLMEQGNILKTPLTRKFDKFSRTLLYIILAIAALTFAVGLGYGNTWVQMFEPAVAFAVSAIPEGLPAVVTVTLAIGVSRMARRHAIVRKLPAVETLGGATVICSDKTGTLTENQMTVQAIYAGDQDYTVTGTGYTPSGEILLNENPLDFNDVPPLAECLKAGLLCNDSHLENKDGQWIVVGDPTEGALITAANKVGLTRDNLQASISKLDVIPFESEFQYMATLYEIEQQERIIYIKGSVEAILQRCQQMLNFSGQLTPVDADTVNRQVHTMAHQGLRVLAFAKKPVSENLISIDHADIENDLIFLGLQGMIDPPRAEAIKAVQACQQAGIQVKMITGDHAVTAAAIASRMGFNHHREILAFTGAELAKMEKAELATAIEDGVVFARVAPEQKLRIVEALQSKGEIVAMTGDGVNDAPALKQADIGIAMGGAGTEVAKEAADMILIDDNFASIEAAVEEGRTVYSNLLKAIAFILPVNGGESMTILISVLLARDLPILSLQVLWLNMVNSIAMTVPLAFEPKSDQVMQQPPRNPNEKLLSPNLVKRIFIISIFNWILIFGVFEWMRQTTGDIAVARTMAIQALVVGRIFYLLSITQLGIAIVDKIRGIRREISDQTAMYVGIASTVILQIIFSQWSLMNQLFYTAPLDLNQWLICLLFGLPMIVVASFANRLDSNF; translated from the coding sequence ATGACAGCAGTAGTTAAAAATCAATTAACAGCACATCAGTGGCACAATCTACCTGTACAGGAAGTAAGTCGATATTTAAACAGTAATATTGAAACAGGCTTAAATTCTACTGAAGTAGCCAAACGCAAAGAAAGTCTTGGTACTAATGAACTTAAAGCCAAACACGGCAAAAGTGCTTTACTGCGATTTTTGCTGCAATTTCATCAGCCACTACTTTATATTTTGCTAATTGCCGGTGCAGTTAAAGCATTTTTAGGACAATGGGTAAATGCTGGGGTAATCTGGGGCGTAACTCTGATCAACGCTATTATTGGTTTTGTGCAAGAATCGAAAGCGGAAAGTGCGATCGCAGCCTTAGCTTCCTCAGTCAAAACCAACAGCACTATTATCCGCAACGGAAATAAACTCCAAGTTCCCTCCACTGAATTAATCCCCGGAGACATTGTATTATTAACTTCTGGCGACAAAGTACCAGCCGATTTACGACTTGTGCAAAGCCGCAATTTACAAATCAACGAATCGGGATTAACAGGGGAATCCGTCGCTGTTGAAAAAAGCACCCAACCCGTAGATGCAGACGCAGCCCTAGCAGAACGCACTAACATGGCTTATGCTGGCAGTTTTGTCACTTTTGGAACTGGTAAAGGTATTGTAGTTGCCATTGGTACAGCCACAGAAACCGGGCGCATTTCTCAATTAATGGAACAAGGAAACATCCTCAAAACCCCATTAACCCGCAAATTTGACAAATTTAGTCGTACCTTACTTTACATCATTTTAGCAATAGCAGCCCTCACCTTTGCCGTTGGCTTAGGATACGGTAACACCTGGGTGCAAATGTTTGAACCTGCGGTAGCCTTTGCTGTGAGTGCCATTCCTGAAGGCTTACCTGCTGTAGTTACTGTTACTTTGGCCATTGGTGTTTCCCGCATGGCACGACGACACGCCATTGTTCGCAAATTGCCCGCAGTCGAAACTCTAGGGGGCGCTACAGTTATTTGTTCTGACAAAACTGGGACTCTGACTGAAAACCAGATGACAGTACAAGCCATCTATGCAGGTGATCAGGATTATACCGTCACGGGTACAGGCTATACACCAAGCGGAGAAATTTTACTCAATGAAAACCCTTTAGATTTTAATGATGTTCCTCCTTTAGCTGAATGTTTAAAAGCTGGCTTGTTGTGCAATGATTCCCACTTAGAAAATAAAGATGGGCAATGGATAGTAGTTGGCGATCCCACCGAGGGTGCATTAATAACTGCTGCTAATAAAGTAGGGTTAACCCGTGACAACTTACAAGCGAGTATATCTAAGCTTGATGTCATCCCATTTGAGTCAGAGTTTCAGTACATGGCAACTCTGTATGAAATTGAACAACAAGAACGAATTATTTACATTAAGGGTTCGGTAGAAGCAATTCTCCAGCGTTGTCAACAGATGTTAAATTTTTCTGGACAACTGACTCCTGTAGATGCTGATACTGTAAATCGGCAAGTGCATACAATGGCGCATCAAGGTTTACGGGTGTTAGCTTTTGCAAAAAAACCAGTATCTGAGAATCTAATCTCAATAGATCACGCAGATATCGAAAATGATTTGATTTTCTTAGGCTTACAGGGGATGATCGATCCACCCCGCGCCGAAGCTATCAAGGCTGTGCAAGCTTGTCAACAAGCTGGTATTCAAGTGAAAATGATTACAGGTGATCATGCTGTCACGGCTGCTGCGATCGCATCTCGCATGGGTTTTAATCATCATCGGGAAATTCTGGCTTTTACAGGTGCAGAACTGGCGAAAATGGAAAAAGCAGAATTAGCAACAGCAATAGAAGATGGGGTAGTGTTTGCCCGTGTGGCACCAGAACAAAAATTGCGGATTGTAGAAGCACTACAATCTAAAGGTGAAATAGTCGCTATGACTGGGGATGGTGTCAATGATGCACCTGCTCTCAAACAAGCAGATATTGGTATTGCCATGGGTGGGGCTGGTACAGAAGTAGCCAAAGAAGCCGCTGATATGATTTTGATAGATGACAACTTTGCATCTATAGAAGCTGCGGTGGAGGAAGGGAGAACAGTTTACAGTAATTTGTTGAAAGCGATCGCGTTTATTCTCCCTGTGAATGGTGGTGAATCTATGACGATCTTGATTAGCGTTTTGTTAGCCAGAGATTTACCAATATTATCTTTACAAGTTCTCTGGTTAAATATGGTTAATTCCATTGCCATGACAGTCCCCTTAGCCTTTGAACCCAAATCTGATCAGGTGATGCAACAACCACCACGTAACCCCAATGAAAAATTACTTTCTCCTAACTTAGTCAAGCGCATTTTCATTATTTCTATCTTTAACTGGATTTTAATTTTTGGTGTCTTTGAATGGATGCGACAAACAACGGGAGATATTGCTGTCGCTCGCACAATGGCAATTCAAGCTTTAGTAGTAGGAAGGATTTTTTACCTGTTAAGTATTACCCAATTAGGTATTGCTATTGTCGATAAAATTCGCGGAATTAGACGAGAAATAAGCGATCAAACTGCAATGTATGTAGGAATTGCCAGCACTGTAATTTTGCAGATTATTTTCAGCCAATGGAGTTTGATGAATCAATTATTTTATACAGCACCATTGGATTTAAATCAATGGTTAATTTGTCTACTTTTCGGCTTGCCTATGATTGTAGTAGCATCCTTTGCCAATCGTTTAGATTCTAATTTTTGA
- a CDS encoding MBOAT family O-acyltransferase, which produces MKFISIFYGLFLLSILGIYWTVAKQKLRLWTLLIASIVFYSSWNIQYLPLLLVLTFINFRLGLEIGKNTSPGQHSQNWKISNEDWQIAQADWNLNRLKILWFGVILNIGLLLSFKYLPILLKWLFDLSINAPDSAFKLTTPLGISFFTFECIAYLIDVYRGAPATDEFLNFATYKLFFAKLISGPITRYHNLAIQFDTVRFPTADRLAEGLWLIARGAVKKGILADNLGIFVDLCFGNLQRAGSTDLWLATFAYGLQLYLDFNGYVDIARGSALLFGLVLPENFDFPYFSNSIADFWRRWHITLGDWLRNYLYFPLGGSRRGLLRTCGNLLIVMIIAGIWHGSAWGFIIWGALHGLALAVHRLTDAMSDRFKILTLFWENPLGIVFGWFLTQLMVFTSWIWFRLPNVQDSAFVIQHLWGHTADEQFAEKVYVEALNLSQYQLSYLLIVIAILMSITYAFKRGMKLEFSWPIKLVFVPLCFYAVWLLAPEGSLPYIYFDF; this is translated from the coding sequence ATGAAGTTTATATCAATTTTTTACGGACTTTTTTTGCTGAGTATTCTGGGAATTTACTGGACTGTAGCCAAGCAAAAATTACGCTTGTGGACGCTACTCATAGCTAGTATTGTATTTTATTCATCTTGGAATATTCAATATTTGCCATTACTACTAGTCTTGACTTTTATTAACTTTCGTTTAGGGTTAGAAATTGGCAAAAATACCTCACCAGGACAACATTCTCAAAACTGGAAAATTTCTAACGAAGATTGGCAAATTGCTCAAGCTGATTGGAATCTTAATCGGCTGAAAATTTTGTGGTTTGGTGTGATTTTAAATATAGGGCTTTTACTAAGTTTTAAATATTTACCTATTTTATTAAAATGGTTATTTGATTTATCTATAAACGCGCCAGATTCCGCTTTTAAATTAACTACACCCTTGGGAATTTCTTTTTTTACATTTGAGTGCATCGCTTATTTAATAGATGTCTATCGTGGTGCGCCAGCTACTGACGAATTTCTGAACTTTGCTACCTACAAATTATTTTTTGCTAAATTAATTTCTGGGCCTATTACTCGTTATCATAACTTAGCAATTCAATTCGATACAGTAAGATTTCCCACTGCCGATAGATTAGCAGAGGGACTGTGGTTAATTGCTAGAGGTGCAGTTAAAAAAGGTATTCTGGCAGATAATCTGGGGATTTTTGTTGATTTATGTTTTGGTAACTTGCAAAGAGCCGGTAGCACTGATTTATGGTTAGCTACCTTTGCCTATGGCTTACAGTTATATTTAGATTTCAATGGTTATGTAGATATTGCTCGTGGGAGTGCTTTACTTTTTGGTTTAGTTCTGCCTGAAAACTTTGATTTTCCTTACTTCAGTAATAGTATTGCAGACTTCTGGCGACGCTGGCATATAACTTTAGGTGATTGGTTGCGTAATTACCTATATTTTCCTTTGGGTGGTTCTCGTCGGGGGTTGCTTCGCACCTGCGGAAACTTATTGATAGTGATGATAATAGCTGGTATTTGGCACGGTTCCGCCTGGGGTTTTATAATTTGGGGAGCATTGCATGGTCTAGCCTTAGCAGTTCATCGTCTCACAGATGCGATGAGCGATCGCTTTAAAATTTTAACCCTATTTTGGGAAAACCCTCTAGGTATAGTTTTTGGTTGGTTTTTAACACAGCTGATGGTTTTCACATCTTGGATTTGGTTCCGTCTTCCCAACGTTCAAGACTCTGCTTTTGTCATCCAACACCTTTGGGGTCATACTGCTGATGAACAATTTGCTGAAAAAGTCTATGTGGAAGCCCTTAATCTCAGCCAGTACCAACTCTCTTATTTATTAATAGTTATAGCTATTCTCATGAGTATAACCTATGCCTTTAAACGAGGAATGAAATTAGAATTTAGCTGGCCTATTAAACTTGTTTTTGTACCTTTATGTTTTTACGCTGTTTGGTTACTAGCACCTGAAGGTAGCTTACCTTATATATATTTTGACTTTTAG